A segment of the Sulfitobacter sp. D7 genome:
TTTGCCCATAGGACGAGGTGAATGTCAGCAGGAAACCGGCCAGCAGAAACAACCAGTTGCGCCGCAAAAATGAGAGGTATTCCATGCCCCTTTCATCGCCGGGGCATGGAGGAAAGGAAAGCCCTAAAGAACGTAGCGGCTTAGATCGGTGGAGCGGGTCAGTTCGCCCAAGTTCTTTTCGACAAAGTCGGCATCAACCGTGATCTCTTGCCCCGACCGGTCGGGCGCATCAAAGGAGACCTCCTCGAACACCCGTTCCATCACCGTATAAAGCCGCCGCGCGCCGATGTTCTCGACCGAGGTGTTCACATCCGCCGCGATCTTGGCCAGTGCTGCGATGCCCTCTTCGGTGAAGGTGACGGTCAGATCTTCGGTTCCCATCAGGGCGGTGTATTGCCGCGTCAGCGCATTGTCGGTCTCGGTCAGGATGCGAACGAAATCACCCTCGGTCAGCGCCCGCAGTTCGACGCGGATCGGCAGACGGCCCTGAAGCTCGGGCAACAGGTCCGACGGTTTGGCGATGTGGAAGGCACCAGAAGCGATAAAGAGGATATGATCGGTCTTCACCGTGCCGTATTTCGTCGACACCACGGTGCCTTCGATCAGCGGCAGCAGATCGCGCTGCACCCCTTCACGTGAAACATCACCGCCCCGCGCATCGGAACGGGCGCAGACCTTGTCGATCTCATCCAAAAAGACAATGCCGTTCTGCTCGACCGCTTCGATGGCGGCGCGGTTCACGGCTTCATCGTCCAGCAATTTGTCGGCTTCTTCGCCGACCAGCACCTCATAGCTATCGGCCACGGCCATGCGTTTTTTGGTGGTGCGGCCCCCCATGGCTTTGCCAAACATATCGCCAAGGTTCATCATCCCCATGCCCTGTTGGCCGGGAATGTCCATCATTGGGAAGGGGCTGGAGGTATCGGAGACCTCAAGCTCGATCATCGTGTCGTCCAACTCACCACTGCGGAGCTTCTTGCGGAACATCTCGCGCGTGCCGTCGCGGGCGTCGGTGCCAGCGATGGCGTCGATCACGCGCTCTTCGGCGGCCTGCTCGGCCTTGGTTTTCACGTCTTCACGCATGAAATCGCGGGTCATGGCGATGGCGCTGTCCAAAAGATCTCGGATGATCTGCTCCACGTCGCGGCCGACATAGCCCACTTCGGTGAATTTCGTCGCTTCGATCTTGATAAATGGTGCACGGGCCAACTTGGCCAAACGGCGGCTGATCTCGGTCTTACCAACGCCGGTGGGGCCGATCATCAAGATGTTCTTGGGATAGACTTCGTCGCGCAGGTCATCGCTTAGCTGCTTGCGGCGCCACCGGTTGCGCAGGGCCACGGCAACGGCGCGTTTGGCGTCATTCTGGCCGATGATATAACGGTCCAGTTCGGATACGATCTCGCGGGGGGTCAGGTCGGTCATGCGGTGATTTTCTCCACGGTGAGTTTGCCGTTGGTGTAGACGCAGATGTCGGCGGCGATCGCCATGGCATCACGGGCAATGGTTTCGGCGTCGCGGTCGCTGTCCATCATGCCGCGCGCAGCGGCGAGGGCATAGTTCCCGCCCGACCCGATGGCCGCGACCTCATGTTCGGGCTCCAGCACATCGCCTGCGCCGGTGATGACCAGCAGGTCTTTCCCGTCGGTCACGATCAGCATCGCTTCGAGTTTTTGCAGGTATTTGTCGGTGCGCCAGTCCTTGGCCAATTCGACACTCGCGCGGGCCAATTGCCCCGGTGTCGCTTCGAGCTTGGCCTCCAACCGTTCCAGCAGGGTAAAGGCATCTGCCGTGGACCCCGCAAACCCCGCCACAACGTCATAGCCGCCGGGGCTGAGCTTGCGCACTTTGCGCGCGGTGCCTTTGATCACGGTCTGGCCAAGGCTGACCTGTCCATCACCGGCAATCACCACTTCGCCGCCTTTTTTGACGCCAATGATCGTGGTCCCGTGCCAACCGGGGAAATCGTCGTTCTGTGCCATGGGGCCTCCTGTCGCTTGGCGCTCTATATGGCCCCCGTGGCAGGGCAGGACAAGGGCAGCGCCGCTTGTGAGCGGTCGGGCGACGGGCTAGCCTTTAGCGATGCAGGATCAAGCCCAAGTTGATATCTACCTTGAACCCCCGCTACGGCAGAGCGCCGAAGCCGGGACGCATAACTTCATCGGAAAACTCGCGCGTGTCCTCGAAAATGCCCAACTTAGGGTCACATATCGGGATATCGGCGCGCTCGCCCGCGCGGCTGATGCGCTTTCATTAAGCCATATGGCCCCTGCCCCAACGTCCCGCGGTTTGGTCTTTCGGCGCTGCTACTACTACCCCTTTTGGCAGATCGAAGCGCGCCCTGAACGGTGGCTTTGGGATGTCGCCGTGGCCGAGTTTGATCCAAGCGGTGTCGATCCCAAGCAGGCGCAACGCTTCTACAGTTTCTGGCAAAAGCGCCTGTTCGGAGATGCGCCGCGACAGTCCAACCGTGATGGGCCGATCTACGTGCCGCTACAGGGCCGCTTGTTGCAGCGGCGGTCTTTTCAATCTTGCAGCCCACTTGAAATGCTGACCCTCACGCTTGCCTATAACACCGGCCCCGTCGTCGCGGCCCTGCACCCGAAAGAGGTCTATAGCCCCGAGGAGCTAACCGCGCTCGAAGCCCTCGCTGCGCGCCATCCAAGATTGACCCTAACGATGGGTGAGATGGTGCGGCATTTGCAAAGCTGTGCATTCGTCGTGACGCAGAATTCAGCAGCCGCCTTCTCTGGCTACTTCTTTCGCAAACCGGCGTTGTTCTTTGGCCAGATCGATTTCCACCATATCGGCGTGCGGGCGGATCTTGCGGATCTCAGCCACAGCTTTGCCGCCGTGGGGCAGACAGCCCCGGATTTCGCCGCCTATATCTGGTGGTTCTGGCAAGAGCATTGCATCAACGCAGGCCGCGCCGAGGCCGAAGAAAAGATCGTCGCCCGGTTCAAACGCTTTGGCTGGCCCCTTTGACTGGCTCCCGTGACCGCAAATGAAAAGGGCGCCCCGAAGGACGCCCGTTTTCGCAACTCAAATCTGGTAAGGTACTGACCTTAGATGGATTCTTCGATCCAGCTTTGCAGGGCCGCCTTGGGGCGTGCGCCAGCAAGGTTGGACACGACCTGCCCGTCTTTAAAGATGAACAGCGCCGGAATACCACGCACGCCGACCTGAGCGGGCGAGTTCGGGTTTTCGTCGACGTTGACTTTGACGATCTTCACGCGACCGTTCATCTCATCCGACAGCTCTTCCAGCGAAGGGCCGATCTGTTTGCACGGGCCGCACCATTCGGCCCAGAAATCGACCAGAACCGGAATGTCCGAATTTTTGACTTCGGCGTCGAAAGTGTCGTCGGTGACTGCGACGGTTGCCATGATGCTCTCCTGACAGGAATGGGTTGAGGCCTGAACCTATGAACGCGGGGCGGTGGCGTCAAGATATGGCAGGGCACGCAGCGCATTTGTCACGATATCGTTGGGTACCACCATAAGAGCGGGGCGGGCGGTCCACAGAATGGCGGTCTCGATCCGGCGATCGGGGTAGATTTGGCGCAGCATATGGGCATAGGCGCCCATCTGGCGCAACAGCCCGTCGGGGCAGGCGTCGGCGGTCTCGGGGACCACGCGGTTGGTCTTGAAATCGACGGCAAGGATATGGTCCTCGGCGATCACCAAGCGGTCGATCGTGCCGTGCAGACGCTGATGGCCCAAGCTGCCGGTCACGGGGACTTCGGCAAGGGTCGTCTCGGTGAACAGCGGGGCGAGGGTAGGGGTGCGCAGAACCACTTCGGCCTCACTTTCGGCGCGGGCAATCATTTCAGGTGGATGCGTGCGGGCCAAGCGGTCCAGAAATACCTGCCGCGCGTCCGGCCCCATGAGGGGCAGATGCTCCAGCAATTCATGGACCAAAGTGCCGTAGCTCAGCGCGGTATCCATATCAAAGCCGGCCTCACCCGCCAGCGCCTTGGCACCGCCAAGATCGGAGGGCGAGAGGGTCTTGTCCTCCCCCCGGGGGGACGGGGCGGAACGGGTGAAAATAGGGTCTAACACGGGCGTTGTGACGATTTTCTCTGGCGCCTCTACGATGTCGAGCGCATCCCAGTCGCCCTGTTGATAGCGCAGCGTGCCATCATCGCCCAAGGGTTCGGCCCGGAGCCGGGCCAAAGCGGCAGCGGTGATCTGGTACCAAGAGGATTCATCTTTCGACAATTCCCCCGCCGCCGCCACGATCAGCCATTTTTCGGCCCGCGTCATGGCCACATAAAAAAGCCGAAGCCGCTCTTGCAGCGCGGCCTCTTTCATCTCGTCCAACCGCGCGCGCATGGGCTGGGGCATGTCATCTGCCGGGGCTTTCCAGACGGGTGTGCCGTCGACGGTGATGATCTCATCCTTGATCGTCACATCGCGCCGCCCGGTGTCAGGCAGGATCACGATCGGCGCTTCCAGACCCTTTGCCCCATGCACCGTCATCACGCGGATCTGGTTCGAAGCACTGTCGATCTGGCGTTTAATCTCCAGATCATCGGTCTGCATCCATTGCAGAAATCCGGTCAGGCTGGGCACCGTGCCGCGCTCGTAAGAGAGCGCTTGGCTCAGCATCGCATTGATCCCATCCTCGGCCTCTGGCCCCAACCGCGCCAGCAGTTTGCGGCGGCCATCGTGGCGGGTGAGGATGCGTTCGATCAGGTCGTAGGGGCGCAGGTAATCGACCTGCCCGCGCAGGTCGCGCAGCACAGCGAGGGTGGCGGCGTGGGTCTCGGTCTGGCCGCGCAGGGCTTGCCAGAGGTGATCCTCTTTGCGGTAATGGGCGAGGGTGAAAAGGTCTTGCTCTGACCAGCCGAACAGCGGTGATTTCAACGCGGTGGCAAGGGATAGATCGTCGTCCGGTGTGGCGAGGAACGACAGGATCGCCGCCAGATCGCGCACCGCCAGTTCGGCCCCGACCTTGAGCCGGTCCGCCCCGGCGATGGGCAGTTCCGCCGCTTTGCAAGCGCGGATGATCTCCGAAAACAGGGCCGAGCGGCGCTGCACGAGGATTAGGAAATCCCCCGGTTGGATGCGCCGCCGCGCCAAGCCGCCCTTGCTGTCGTCGGGCAGGTAATGCGCCTCGGTGGTTAGCTCTTTGATCCGCCGCGCGATGCGTTCGGCCAGTTGCACGGTGTGATGCCGCGCGCTGCGGCGGTCAACGGGGTCGGTCCAGTCGCCTTCTTCATCGGGGCCTGCTTTCTCAATAAAGGGCCAAAGATCGACACGGCCGGGCAGGCGGTCCTTAAAGGCCATATGCCCGTCATTTGTGAACCCGGTTTGGATCTCCGGATCGAAAACCCCATCGACTGCCTGCAAAATCGCCGAGGAAGACCGGAAGGAATAGGCGAGGCTACGGCGCTGAAAGAACTGCCCCGCTTCGCCGATTTTCTGCTCAAAGGTCGCGCCTTTGCGGTCCAACTCTTCGGGGTCGGCCCCTTGGAAAGAGTAGATCGACTGCTTTTTGTCGCCCACGACGAAAAGCGTCCGGTCCACCTCATGACGTGCGCCAGCGCCTGAGTAAAATTCATCTGTCAGCCGTTCGATCACATCCCATTGCCGGGGCGAGGTGTCCTGCGCTTCGTCAACAAGGATATGGTCGATGCCACCGTCGATGCGAAACAGCACCCAAGCCGCCACCGCCTTGTCGGTCAACAAAGCGCGGGCTTTGAGGATCAGATCGTCAAAATCGAGCCAGCCGCGTTTTTGTTTCTCATCGGCATAACGCTCAAGGAAACGGGCCGCGAACCGGTGCAGCACATAGGACTTGCGCGCCGCCTTTAAGGCCAGCCGTGCTTCGCGGGCGTCTTCTACGCGCTGCATCAACTGCTCAAGCTGCGGCATCTGTTCGGCGATGATCTTTTGCGTCGGTTTGGTTGGAAAACTGCCGATTTTCGCGGTAAATGGCGCCTTGGCGCCGCTGCCGGTCAAAAGGGTATTTTCAAGCTGGGGCAGGGCAGAAAGATCGTAGCGGTCAATCTCTTGCAGCGCCGCGCCAGCCTTGCCGTCATTTCCGCCTTTGGCCAGCAGATGCGGGATGATCTCGGCCATCATCGCCGCTTCGCTGCCAAGAAAGACCGACGCCGCGATTTTCTCTTCGGTCAGGTCTTCGGGCTGGGCGAAAAGCGTTAGGATCTCGGCCCATGACCGGGGGTCGGTGAAAGCATCGCGCTGGCCCACGATGCTGCGGGTAAGGCTGGCGAAATCTTCGCCGGTGTAATGCCGCGCAATGTCGGCCACCAGCGGGGCGTCTTCGCTCTCGGCCATCTCATCGACGATCTCGGCCCGCAGCAGATCGGCGGCGCGGTCTTCGATCTCGGTGAATTGCGGGCTGACCTGCGCCTCCAACGGGAAGCGGCGCAGAAGGGCCGCGCAGAAAGAGTGGATGGTTTGGATTTTCAGCCCGCCCGGTGTCTCAATCGCGCGGGCGAAAAGGGTGCGGGCATTGCGCAGTTGCTCGGGCGTCAACTCTCCCTGCACGCCGAGATCGGCCAAAGCGCTGCGCAGAGTCTCATCTTTCAGCATCGCCCATTCGCCCAAACGTTTGAACAGACGGTTTTGCATCTCTGACGCGGCGGCCTTGGTATAGGTCAGGCAAAGGATGTGCTGCGGCTCCACATCGTCCAGCAACAACCGCGCCACGCGGTCGGTCAGCACGCGGGTCTTGCCAGAGCCTGCGTTGGCGGTGAGCCAAGTGGAGGCATCGGGCCGCGCCGCTTCGATCTGGGCGCGGGTGGCATCGTCAAAATCGCGCATCATTCCAAATCCTCTGGACGGACAGAGCTGGTGCCGTCCCATTCGCCGAAACGGGCCAGTTGGTCATAATTTCCCGCAAAGGCATCGCTTTGCACCATGCGGCGCGCGGTGAAACCCTGCCCCTCATCAAGGTAGCGTGAGAGTAGCGCATGCAGCCCGGCGAGCACCTCTTGAGGGTTCTCTTCTTCCAGCGGGGCAGGGACTTCGACGGGTTTCGACCCGAGCCCGATAAAGGCGGCATGGGCCACATGGGCCACGCCCACCTCGGGGAAACCGCCACGCTCGACCATCGCCGCTTCGATCAGCAGTTGTTTGTCGAACAGCCGCTGTTCCTTTTTGCCCGGCGGCGTCCCGGTCTTGTAGTCATAGAGCAGCACATCACCATCATCGGTCTGGTCGATCCGGTCCGCAAAGCCGCTGAGGGTAAAGCCGAGGTCGGCAAAGGTGTAGCTGCCGCGCGCGCCCTGCTCAAAAGCGACGGGGCTGGAAAATCCAGCGCGTTGGCTTTCACGGGCGATGAACCAATCCGCGATCCGGTCGATCCGCGCCAGCCACATAGCGCGAGCGGCGGGCCATGGGGCTTCCTCCTCCAGCACTTCGGCGGCCACTTGCATCAGCGTGTCACGGGTCAGCCGCGCGGGGTCGCGGGCCACCAGCTTCACGAAATCCTCCATGATGCGGTGCAAAACGATGCCCCGCACCGGCGCGTCGGGAGATTGCACCAGCGGGTTGATCGGACGCAATTTCAGGCTGTGCTTGGCGTAGACGGCATAGGGATCACGGATCAGCGTCTTGATCTCGGTCACCGACAGTTTGCGCGGCCGCGCGGCACGGGGCGGGCGCGGCGAGGGGCGCGGCGCGGGGGCCGTACGCTTCACCGCCTCAAGGCCGCGCACCTGATCCAGCCAATAGCCGCCGCGTTGTTGCATCGCCTTCCACGCCTCCGGCCCGCCGATATCGCCCAAGCCGCCCAGCAGGTTGCCCAACCGGTTCAGCCAGCGCGAGGGCACCATCTCTGCCTCATCCGACCGGATCGCGCGGGTGATCCAAACCTCGGGGCTGGCGATGGCCTGTTGGTAGTCATGCGCCGACAGGCCGATGCGCCGTTCGGGCAACAGCAGCCCGGCCTTTTCGCGCATCTGACGGTTGAGCCAAGGATCGGGCGGCGGCGCTTCGGGCCAAGTGCCTTCGTTCAGACCGCCGAGGATGACCAACTCGGCCCCCTGCACCCGCGCCTCCATCGTGCCCCAGATCATGATGTCGGGATGCGGGGTATCGGCCTCGCGCACCTCTTCTTGGGACAAAAGTGCGCCAAGCAGGTCGGCATAATCGGCGGCATTCATCGCGCCGCCATGGGCGGCGTGCTCCGTCAGGTTGGCCATCACCGCCGCAGCCGCGATGCCCGCACCCTGCTGCCAGAGCAGGTGATCGGGGTCGGCGGGTTGCCCGGCGGCGATCCTTTCGGCCAGCGCCAAATGCGCGGCGACGCAATCGGGCAGGGGCCGCTCTCCGGGGGTGTCGTGGCCGGGGAAAACCTCGCCCAGCCAAGCGACCCAATCGCGGAAACCGCTGGGGTCTTCCATCCGCTTCGCGGCCCGCTCTGCAATCTCGGTCAAGCTCTCGGCATCGGGATAGGGCAACCCGTGACGGCGGATCTCGGCCTCCAACCGCTGGGTATAGAGCTGGTGAAAGTTCCGCCCCGCACCGCTGTGTGTCAGCGGGTGTTTCAATAGGGTCAGCAGCGCCTCGGCATCCAGTTTCCGGACGAACAGCGCCGCCACATGGCGCAAGAACCGCCCCGGCGGAGAGAGTTGCAGCGGCATCCCGGCGCTGTCGTCGGGCAGGATGTTCCACCGATCAAGCGC
Coding sequences within it:
- the hslU gene encoding ATP-dependent protease ATPase subunit HslU, producing the protein MTDLTPREIVSELDRYIIGQNDAKRAVAVALRNRWRRKQLSDDLRDEVYPKNILMIGPTGVGKTEISRRLAKLARAPFIKIEATKFTEVGYVGRDVEQIIRDLLDSAIAMTRDFMREDVKTKAEQAAEERVIDAIAGTDARDGTREMFRKKLRSGELDDTMIELEVSDTSSPFPMMDIPGQQGMGMMNLGDMFGKAMGGRTTKKRMAVADSYEVLVGEEADKLLDDEAVNRAAIEAVEQNGIVFLDEIDKVCARSDARGGDVSREGVQRDLLPLIEGTVVSTKYGTVKTDHILFIASGAFHIAKPSDLLPELQGRLPIRVELRALTEGDFVRILTETDNALTRQYTALMGTEDLTVTFTEEGIAALAKIAADVNTSVENIGARRLYTVMERVFEEVSFDAPDRSGQEITVDADFVEKNLGELTRSTDLSRYVL
- the hslV gene encoding ATP-dependent protease subunit HslV, which encodes MAQNDDFPGWHGTTIIGVKKGGEVVIAGDGQVSLGQTVIKGTARKVRKLSPGGYDVVAGFAGSTADAFTLLERLEAKLEATPGQLARASVELAKDWRTDKYLQKLEAMLIVTDGKDLLVITGAGDVLEPEHEVAAIGSGGNYALAAARGMMDSDRDAETIARDAMAIAADICVYTNGKLTVEKITA
- the trxA gene encoding thioredoxin; this encodes MATVAVTDDTFDAEVKNSDIPVLVDFWAEWCGPCKQIGPSLEELSDEMNGRVKIVKVNVDENPNSPAQVGVRGIPALFIFKDGQVVSNLAGARPKAALQSWIEESI
- the addA gene encoding double-strand break repair helicase AddA, whose amino-acid sequence is MMRDFDDATRAQIEAARPDASTWLTANAGSGKTRVLTDRVARLLLDDVEPQHILCLTYTKAAASEMQNRLFKRLGEWAMLKDETLRSALADLGVQGELTPEQLRNARTLFARAIETPGGLKIQTIHSFCAALLRRFPLEAQVSPQFTEIEDRAADLLRAEIVDEMAESEDAPLVADIARHYTGEDFASLTRSIVGQRDAFTDPRSWAEILTLFAQPEDLTEEKIAASVFLGSEAAMMAEIIPHLLAKGGNDGKAGAALQEIDRYDLSALPQLENTLLTGSGAKAPFTAKIGSFPTKPTQKIIAEQMPQLEQLMQRVEDAREARLALKAARKSYVLHRFAARFLERYADEKQKRGWLDFDDLILKARALLTDKAVAAWVLFRIDGGIDHILVDEAQDTSPRQWDVIERLTDEFYSGAGARHEVDRTLFVVGDKKQSIYSFQGADPEELDRKGATFEQKIGEAGQFFQRRSLAYSFRSSSAILQAVDGVFDPEIQTGFTNDGHMAFKDRLPGRVDLWPFIEKAGPDEEGDWTDPVDRRSARHHTVQLAERIARRIKELTTEAHYLPDDSKGGLARRRIQPGDFLILVQRRSALFSEIIRACKAAELPIAGADRLKVGAELAVRDLAAILSFLATPDDDLSLATALKSPLFGWSEQDLFTLAHYRKEDHLWQALRGQTETHAATLAVLRDLRGQVDYLRPYDLIERILTRHDGRRKLLARLGPEAEDGINAMLSQALSYERGTVPSLTGFLQWMQTDDLEIKRQIDSASNQIRVMTVHGAKGLEAPIVILPDTGRRDVTIKDEIITVDGTPVWKAPADDMPQPMRARLDEMKEAALQERLRLFYVAMTRAEKWLIVAAAGELSKDESSWYQITAAALARLRAEPLGDDGTLRYQQGDWDALDIVEAPEKIVTTPVLDPIFTRSAPSPRGEDKTLSPSDLGGAKALAGEAGFDMDTALSYGTLVHELLEHLPLMGPDARQVFLDRLARTHPPEMIARAESEAEVVLRTPTLAPLFTETTLAEVPVTGSLGHQRLHGTIDRLVIAEDHILAVDFKTNRVVPETADACPDGLLRQMGAYAHMLRQIYPDRRIETAILWTARPALMVVPNDIVTNALRALPYLDATAPRS
- the addB gene encoding double-strand break repair protein AddB — translated: MFEPQDSPRVFGLAPGVDFPRGLVRGLCDRLENGPPEAMARVELLVNTNRMARRLRHDFDAGPAGFLPRIRLITDLDALGPGIALPAPTPPLQRRLELIQLVSRLLDAAPDLAPRASLYALSDSLAGLIDEMQGEGVSPETVAGLDVGHLSAHWERAQRFLAIAHDYLGQTTTRPDAEARRRQLVARIIARWQDNPPQHPVILAGSTGSRGTTALLMEAVARLPQGAIILPGFDFEMPTAVWNELDQALLAEDHPQYRFRKLMNMLGVARGAVAPWCEMPPVSTARNKLLSLSLRPAPVTHAWLNEGPKLEDLQGATANITLIEAPTPRVEALAIALRLRQAAEDRVKAALITPDRMLTRQVTAALDRWNILPDDSAGMPLQLSPPGRFLRHVAALFVRKLDAEALLTLLKHPLTHSGAGRNFHQLYTQRLEAEIRRHGLPYPDAESLTEIAERAAKRMEDPSGFRDWVAWLGEVFPGHDTPGERPLPDCVAAHLALAERIAAGQPADPDHLLWQQGAGIAAAAVMANLTEHAAHGGAMNAADYADLLGALLSQEEVREADTPHPDIMIWGTMEARVQGAELVILGGLNEGTWPEAPPPDPWLNRQMREKAGLLLPERRIGLSAHDYQQAIASPEVWITRAIRSDEAEMVPSRWLNRLGNLLGGLGDIGGPEAWKAMQQRGGYWLDQVRGLEAVKRTAPAPRPSPRPPRAARPRKLSVTEIKTLIRDPYAVYAKHSLKLRPINPLVQSPDAPVRGIVLHRIMEDFVKLVARDPARLTRDTLMQVAAEVLEEEAPWPAARAMWLARIDRIADWFIARESQRAGFSSPVAFEQGARGSYTFADLGFTLSGFADRIDQTDDGDVLLYDYKTGTPPGKKEQRLFDKQLLIEAAMVERGGFPEVGVAHVAHAAFIGLGSKPVEVPAPLEEENPQEVLAGLHALLSRYLDEGQGFTARRMVQSDAFAGNYDQLARFGEWDGTSSVRPEDLE